The Coffea arabica cultivar ET-39 chromosome 3c, Coffea Arabica ET-39 HiFi, whole genome shotgun sequence genome contains a region encoding:
- the LOC113734838 gene encoding calcium-transporting ATPase 12, plasma membrane-type-like, whose protein sequence is MVIIGKDYCNKNAQKRLQLVFRATYFVVSLSKKAASTSALVFRPISQRTQSYVAIDIDPSNSHHLDHEPFLDVDKSVLADLVKDKNFDDLSNYGGTKKLAAILETDEKNGISGDQGSIQKRVDEFGSNTYKKAPVKGFMSFLVEAFKDSTIIILLLCAALSLSFGIKQHGLKEGWYDGGSIVVAVVLVLAVSAISNFKQSRQFLQLSNENSNIEVEVVRDGRRQHISIFHVVVGDIVFLKTGDHIPADGLFLDGHSMKVDESSMTGESDQVEIDETENPFLLSGTKVMDGYGHMLVTSVGMKTTWGQMMSSITQNVNEQTPLQARLNKLTSYIGKVGLFVAFLVLMVLMIRYFTGHTFDESGKKEFIKGQTNATHIMNAAVRIIALAVTIVVVAIPEGLPLAVTLTLAYSMKRMMADHSLVRRLSACETMGSATTICTDKTGTLTLNQMQVTEFWLGKESWKEKKSLEISPDVTELIKQGVGLNTAGEVHVSPTSVCPEISGSPTESALLSWAISDMQVNIQQVKHANEIVHVEPFNSEKKRSGMLVRSNSSIRTTHVHWKGAAEMILAMCSNYYVRSGMLIDIDGEEKKQLETIIQGMAGRSLRCIAFACKRLTEESQLKCQHLPDTGLTLLGFVGLKDPCRPGVKAAVESCRKAGVSIKMITGDNIFTARSIALDCGILKSNEDLNNAIVEGATFRNYSPEERMEKIDGILVMARSTPFDKLLMVQSLKQKGQVVAVTGDGTNDAPALKEADIGLSMGIQGTEVAKESSDIVILDDNFNSVITVLKWGRCVYYNIQKFIQFQLTVNVAALVINFVAAISSGEVPLTAVQLLWVNLIMDTLGALALATEQPTDDLMDKKPVGRSEPLITNIMWRNLMAQALYQVTVLLVLQFRGSSIFGVNKKVKDTIIFNSFVLCQLFNEFNARKLERKNIFEGIQKNKLFIGIVGITVVLQVIMVEFLHRFANTERLNWEQWLACITIAALSWPIGWLVKCIPVSREYLSSHFNLG, encoded by the coding sequence ATGGTCATTATTGGCAAGGATTATTGCAACAAAAATGCCCAGAAGAGATTGCAGTTGGTTTTTAGAGCCACATACTTTGTAGTTTCTTTATCCAAGAAAGCAGCTTCTACGAGTGCCCTAGTTTTTCGCCCTATCTCGCAACGTACTCAATCCTATGTTGCGATCGATATTGATCCCAGTAATAGTCATCATCTTGATCATGAACCCTTTCTCGATGTTGACAAAAGCGTACTTGCTGACTTGGTTAAAGACAAAAACTTTGATGATCTGAGCAACTATGGAGGAACCAAGAAACTTGCAGCAATCCTTGAAACTGATGAAAAGAATGGTATTTCTGGAGACCAGGGCAGCATTCAGAAAAGGGTTGACGAGTTTGGTTCCAATACTTACAAGAAGGCACCTGTTAAAGGCTTTATGAGTTTCCTTGTAGAAGCCTTTAAAGATTCCACAATTATCATACTTCTGTTGTGTGCGgctctatctcttagctttggAATCAAGCAGCATGGCCTAAAAGAAGGGTGGTACGATGGAGGAAGTATAGTTGTTGCTGTTGTGCTGGTTCTTGCAGTCTCTGCCATCAGCAACTTCAAACAGAGCAGGCAATTCTTGCAGCTTTCTAACGAGAATAGTAACATTGAGGTGGAAGTTGTGAGAGATGGGCGGAGGCAACACATATCAATCTTCCATGTTGTTGTGGGGGATATTGTGTTCTTGAAGACTGGAGACCATATTCCTGCTGATGGTTTGTTCTTGGATGGCCATTCAATGAAGGTTGATGAATCTAGCATGACTGGAGAAAGCGACCAGGTTGAGATCGATGAGACCGAGAACCCTTTTTTACTGTCAGGTACAAAGGTCATGGATGGCTATGGGCACATGCTTGTTACATCTGTAGGCATGAAAACTACATGGGGTCAGATGATGAGTTCGATAACTCAGAACGTGAATGAACAGACACCGTTACAGGCCCGGCTAAACAAGCTAACATCTTATATTGGAAAAGTAGGATTATTCGTGGCTTTCCTCGTTCTAATGGTTCTGATGATACGTTACTTTACAGGACATACTTTTGATGAAAGTGGGAAAAAAGAGTTTATTAAAGGCCAGACCAATGCCACTCACATCATGAACGCTGCTGTTCGTATCATTGCCTTAGCAGTTACAATTGTTGTAGTTGCAATTCCAGAGGGTTTGCCACTGGCTGTGACACTAACCCTCGCTTACTCGATGAAAAGAATGATGGCTGATCATTCCCTGGTCCGGAGGTTATCTGCTTGCGAGACAATGGGTTCTGCCACAACCATCTGCACCGACAAGACTGGCACTCTCACACTGAACCAGATGCAGGTCACTGAATTTTGGTTAGGCAAGGAGtcatggaaggaaaaaaaatcactagaaATCAGCCCAGATGTTACTGAATTGATAAAACAAGGTGTTGGCTTAAATACTGCAGGAGAAGTACATGTATCACCCACTTCTGTTTGTCCAGAAATTTCTGGTAGCCCAACTGAGTCAGCTCTCCTTTCCTGGGCCATCTCTGACATGCAAGTGAACATCCAGCAAGTGAAGCATGCAAACGAAATTGTCCATGTAGAACCTTTCAATTCTGAGAAAAAAAGGAGCGGGATGTTGGTGAGGAGCAATAGTAGTATAAGGACAACTCATGTGCACTGGAAGGGAGCAGCAGAGATGATTTTGGCTATGTGTTCAAATTATTATGTCAGAAGTGGCATGCTCATAGATATTGATGGCGAAGAGAAAAAGCAACTTGAAACAATAATACAGGGCATGGCAGGCAGAAGCCTACGTTGCATTGCTTTTGCATGCAAAAGGCTTACAGAAGAAAGTCAACTAAAATGTCAACATCTTCCAGATACTGGACTGACATTGTTAGGGTTTGTGGGTTTGAAGGACCCTTGTCGACCAGGAGTCAAAGCTGCTGTAGAATCTTGCAGAAAAGCTGGAGTTAGCATCAAAATGATCACTGGAGACAACATTTTCACAGCCCGGTCAATAGCATTGGATTGTGGAATTCTCAAATCCAACGAAGATCTGAACAATGCAATAGTTGAAGGTGCAACATTCAGAAATTACTCACCAGAAGAAAGAATGGAAAAAATTGATGGCATTTTGGTAATGGCAAGATCAACCCCCTTTGACAAGCTTCTGATGGTACAAAGTTTGAAGCAGAAAGGCCAGGTGGTAGCAGTCACAGGTGACGGAACCAACGATGCCCCTGCACTGAAAGAAGCAGATATTGGACTGTCTATGGGAATACAAGGCACCGAGGTGGCAAAGGAAAGCTCGGATATTGTGATCTTGGATGACAATTTCAATTCCGTAATAACAGTACTGAAGTGGGGCAGATGTGTATATTACAATATCCAAAAGTTTATCCAGTTTCAACTCACAGTGAATGTTGCAGCCCTGGTTATCAACTTCGTAGCTGCAATATCATCAGGTGAAGTACCACTCACAGCTGTCCAGCTTCTTTGGGTGAATCTCATAATGGATACTCTAGGGGCCTTGGCTTTGGCAACTGAACAACCCACTGATGACCTCATGGATAAAAAACCAGTAGGTCGAAGTGAACCCCTTATAACCAATATCATGTGGAGAAATCTCATGGCTCAGGCTCTTTATCAGGTAACTGTCTTATTGGTTCTACAGTTTAGAGGAAGCTCAATCTTTGGTGTGAACAAGAAGGTTAAGGACACCATCATTTTCAATAGCTTTGTCCTCTGCCAACTTTTCAACGAATTCAATGCAAGAAAGCTGGAGAGGAAGAACATATTTGAAGGAATACAGAAGAACAAACTATTCATTGGCATAGTAGGAATTACAGTGGTTCTTCAAGTGATTATGGTGGAGTTCTTGCACAGGTTTGCGAACACTGAGAGACTGAACTGGGAACAATGGCTTGCATGCATTACGATTGCTGCATTATCATGGCCAATTGGCTGGCTAGTGAAATGCATCCCTGTTAGCAGAGAATATCTTTCTTCTCACTTTAATTTGGGGTAG